gtctctggaaccttgggccgctattttgcctattgtttcgagagtcatctctgttgtctcctcgttgctcgttgcttctctggtactcatctctgttgtttcctcctgtgcttgatcggaaaccagccgagatttgtcctggagcatcgtaGCTTGAGTACTGccggggaaatcgtcgccttggttggtaatttcgaccgcggtcttcctctggcgacctatgccgtttgttatggacaacatcttctccatctgcccatctgtttgctatttccattaatgcggatactgtctttggattggtcctccccagatcctcgacaaaatctccacgcctggttCCTGCgaaaaacgcatctattgctctctcgtcagatatattttctgccgagtttttgatgatattccatctttggatatattttctcataggctcgtctggcttttgtcggcacgctcttagctcctctaatgacgcatgttttttacatgtggaccggaagttcttgacgaacacgtcctcgaaggtttcccagctgtcgatagatcctggaggaagtttctttatccaagatcgtgcggctccactcagatgcacctggatgctttgcatagctgttgctctggttcctcctgtgagcttcactgtctcgagataatcgattagccaatcctctggatcttgaaggccgtcgaatttcttgaagttatcgggtaacttgaatcctgaagggactcgagttttttgaactctccttgtgaagcatggcaacccacacatatcctcgtcgtttagctctggggactgccgatgttcccttctgctttgtcgcgctctgtcaacccttgcttgtgctgccgtgtcccttgctccacttggtccttcgggagctgctgattctttgccgcaggtcgtggactattttgccttgctgttccttcgggaggtgttgatacaaacgccgtccccatggctccaactcctgccattgccatgttatacaatgcctcccttggatctcctgggggtggtctggatgcaaggatgaaagcttgtgtcgccatatacccagcttctggtgtcttgggtatgatgtttcctctggtgtctatcgacataaaagacatgtcgaggttttgaaccaagtgctctctttctccttcaggtacgttttgcaaccttgatcttgctctgttccgagcttctctgtggctatcacccaaagttctagattgtcgactcagctctgcccttcgcctacttgatgcagaggctgcctcctttcttttgtttagctcagctgtctgtttttccaattcccttgcagctcgtgcgagcctatattgatatgcttgtaattcttctggcgtggctgtggtggccattggttctgagccatccatagctcttgcggctctatcccatgctgcttgcggaagtcgtactctgtctcgcggctgtggcccgatatatttattgcctaggcctcgtcgcaaatcagagggatcgacgtatggatttcccaaatcgtcgaaagcctcagatgtttcctcctgatcatgacttggctctccgatgacataaatctgatgatactttgtattcagatctatgttgggtttggtgacaccatcatgaagattggcgaagaccttgcccactgtagtagatttgtcgatgaagtcgtagctgtcgatactgcttgagccatcgcttatacaggagtccgcagatgactcaagcgacatgtcgctgaagatcttggcaagtttttctcttgccctggtgctgatgaagcgtgatgatgaagtttcttcctctcctgattcggttgacgatgtatagcttgaaaaatcagaatcgaccgccgacgatcccgacgaaatcggaatttcgacacgatacgatccctctttctcgacgcgaaagtgaaatcttccgaacatcatctccataggctcctccagatacgcatatgcatccaaacgggagggcgggtgaagaacaaaatcgacaagaccagttgcgacctgtttacctcgatccatcgcgttgcttgcggttgaagaagtcgaagatcttgaacgtgccatcgagatcagatccttgacgcctctagttcccacagagggcgccaattgataaggtattaacttgtcaatgcctacgggttgtagactagggtttagttggaagtagagggcaagtagatctcgaaggtttcagccgaaaagtactcgacgattatgaaaactaaggtttgagagacaatgattcgatgctttctttgtccctcgactcccccttatataggaggcggagccgagggattcgtgttgtacaagttacagagtccgggacggtttgtaACTCAtctcgcaagattacaaataatgcttcctattacaactctagctttccttaataatatcttgggcttccgaatcttcttattcttcgggtagtgggccttcagtaaacaccgggtactatcttcggcaagcccattgggGACGCCTATGTCACCTTGGATGTCTCTGGCCCAGCCGTTTCCATGGAGCCCATGATTGGGAACATGGGCGCCACCAAAAGTGAATTTTTCCATTAGCTGGCTAACCAAGACATGTGTTGGACTGCCGAGCGCCTTGCTAGACATGGACTTCCTCACCATCCCAGATGTTTGCTATGTGACCAAGCACCTGAGTCTATGCACCATCTGATGCTAGAGTGTCCCTTTACTAGGCAGGTCTGGCATGAAGTCCTGGCATGTTAAGAATGACGGCAACAGCCTCTGACCTCGAACCCTCTATCATGGATTGGTGGCATCAAGCCAAATCGGACACTCCCAAGCCGCTTCGTAAGGGCCTCGCTTCTGCTACCCTTCTTATCCCCTGGATgacatttttttcgataaagggaatatattaatatcaagaagataccaattacacccagcctctgcaacaacgcaccaccctaatggcactacggatgcacacagccaaaaacaagaaaagaaaactaagaaacaaaagtcccgctacagtatctcgggcctaacaacagcaatacatccaccgccaagacaacacctgaattacagactagtccccgctctcaaaacaaatgcctccaccaaggacattgccaggcacaaccaattaaggtcagaccttgggttttcaccctgaaaggtaggactctgcacttcacctgtaTTGTCGcctccactttcataccgctgctgtgaagcccggaacaccaagcaagtccctcaacatcacaaagacttgaacctcccttagctagtcctcccctctggccttcatgaaattctcttcttccgactttcatcatggatccatagtcacttgatgtcaatcaaagaaaaagagcttcgcgccgctccctccagaaccaatcggtcggaataaaaacatgggtgcgcacgaccgaatacctccattccaacaaactccaggcaaaagcactgttacattcatcggcggacccttccggaactcaacactccggccagatcacgagtccaggcctccggtaggtcctcctcttcacgcaagagaggccctaggaccgccgcctttattcaggtcggacccccacgtctgcgaccatcctgggctggccactccaaccctccaccggcgacaccatcgccggcttccaagctcctccatcGCCGGAATGAGTAGGTTAGCGATAGTTGCTTgacgatgccttcaacaagataaCGGCGTAGatgccgccatcgcccgccatgaCCGGAGTCGGCTCGGTGTTCACCGGCTACTATGCGCCGCACGAATAATAACGTAGTTTAAAAAAGTGTACTTATTACAATCACATGGAAGCTAAGGCTGTAACAAGAAACAACCACACAAAGATGAACAACAAACAAAATATATCCATCTTCAATCTTCAATACTTCTAGTGTGCCGCAATCCAGTAGCCTGGAAATAGCAATCCCGTGCGACCGTCAAGATTCGGTTGCATCCAATAGCCATAGTATCCCGCTGGTCCTCCGGGAGAAGATACGCCCAAAGTTGGATCCAATGCGCCACACGaataataacctgcaaaaaattggtCCCCTTTTGTTTATTAAACACAATATCATTTCTACTTGTCCATATAGACCAACAAATCGCTGAGATTCCAATGCGAATATGCTCCTTATCATTCTTTCTCactccattcaaccaattaccaaacatattcgtGATATTAGCGAGGGGAAAAATGTTATAAGCAAAATATACCATTCTCCAGATTAATTTTGCAAATGGACAAGAAAGAAATAAGTGGTCAATTGTCTCATTTTTATCACAGAAACAACACTTTTGACTACCCGTCCACTTCCTCTTAATTAGATTATCCTTAGTAAGCAACACTTTATTACTAAGAAACCACATAAATATCTTTATCTTGAGGGGTATTTTAATCTTCCAAAGATATTTTCTCAGAAATCTAGTATGGCCATTCATAAGATCAAGGTACATGGATTTAACTGAAAATAAACCCGACTCTGTTAACTGCCATACAAATTGGTCTTTATCATTGTTCAGTTGTACCATCATTAGTCGTTCACATAAGTGTAACCACAAATTCCACTTATGTTCATTAAGATGTCTCCTAAAATCAGTATTAATAGGATATTGATTCAATACCGTAGATACCAACACATTTTTCCGTTGGACAATATTATAAAGAGACGGATATTGTTGGGCTAACGACACTTCGCCCAACCAAACATCCTCCCAAAACCGAACCGTCATCCCGTTCCCAATTTTAAACTTACCCCTCTTAAAGAAGTCATCTTTTACTCCCATCAGCCCCTTCCAAAAGGGTGAATCGGTAGGTTTCGCCTCCACTTGAGCCAGAGTTTTGTTTTTAATATATTTGTTATGCAACACTTGCTGCCAAACTCCTTCTTCCGATAATAATTTAAATAACCATTTACTTaacaaatatttatttttcaactCAAGAACCTCGATCCCTAAGCCCCCTTGATCTTTTGGTCTACAAATATATTTCAGCGAGATAATCTATATTTCTTTTTGTGTTCATCAGATTGCCAAAAGAAACGAGATCGAACACACCATGTGGCTCTTGCAATAACATAAATCAAAGTGGTGCTACTCCTCTGGAGCCTATCAAGAATTAAAAAAAGGGGAAATTATGTCAATTTGCCCGAGATATTTACGACTCTATTGCGGAACAAAATTTAGTGAAGTTTATCCAAAGTTGACGTTGTGGCGTTTTGCTCCTTGGTTGAGGGGTCCCTGAGATTGATGATTAAACCAGTGCATCGATCCACACATGACGTATGGAGCGTCATCGTCAAACAAGACTCATCGACCTTGGACAGGTAGAAGGAAGGTTTCATCTTCCATCCCCTCCCCTGGCATATATTGCGTTCGTATTGCTAGAACACATCCTCATATTATAATGTTATTTTGGGCCCAAAATCCTACCTCCAACATGACCAAATGTCCTCCTTACCATCTTGTAAGGTGGGGTGTTCAATATGGCCTCTTGCTTCTCTTTCTAACTAGGACGTAAAAAGTGGAAATCGAAGACCGCATACATAATTAAGTTAGAGAACATTACAAGAACacacaaaaatagaaaaaacgGAGGAGTAGTTATATCAATTTCTTATAGTAGAATAAGCCAATTTCTAGATGCAAGAGAAAATACTCATTTCCCTCTGAAAATTCCGAAACAGACCGCAAAAAACAAACCTAAAGGACACAACAAGCCTTGGTTCGTCCTCCAAAAGAGCTCCTATTAGGTGTGACTACGTACATGTCAACTAAGATGGGGCACAGTAAATTTTGCGAGACTTTGTCGCTCTCTCGAAGATATCTAGTAGGACATCAGGGCATGATCTTTTCAAGTGCACATACTCTTCGCGCGCCACCACATCATCCATTGCATTTGAGGACGTGAGAAATTCAACGCAAGCATCTTTGAGCTGGTCGCAGCGATGCTGATCGGCTAGAGCTAGCATGGCTCCCACGCTCTTGACATCAATACTTTTGCAGAGAATGCCTTGGCAAACCATCTTCATCCTTTACATGGCATACCGATCCGCGGCCACCAGCAGGTGCTTAGCCATTTCGAGGTTCTCGTCGTCGTCAGGATCGTCAAACTCGGAAGGCAGCGAATCCGTGTAGATGAAGTGGAGCAGCGCCATGAAAACGGCGGGTTGCATGTCCTTGACAGGTATGTCGCGTTTCCCCCTTTTCTTTCATCGCGTTCTTGCGGGCTGCATGTCCAAGCCCTTTTGCATGCTGTACCCAACAATCTCGAACGCGAGTGTGGCCCGGGCTGTTGCTGGGGAGCACCTCGACGCCATCCGTTTCGTTGGTCTCTCGGATACTGCAGCCATTGCAAGGATTAATGCCGTGTGGTGTGGGCTACAGGCGAGGTTTGTTTAGGGTTTTGGGCAAGCGATCAAGAGTACTCCCACACGAGGGTTGCGAAATTGGCAGGCTATGTCGGTTTAGCTCCGGCTTCCACGGTCCGAGAAGTCGAGATCGATTCCAGTTTAGCAAACCGCATCATGATGCAGTCTGTATCGACACCGTTGTACATATGAAACCTGACCGACTCCTAGTCCGTACGAGTCAAAACAAGGAAAACAAACAAAAGTAACCGCCCATTGTTTTTTAAGGCACGGTACAAAAATATCTAATTCCTACTAATTGGCTAGCAAAACATGATGTATGTAACGCTTGCAATCATTCAAAATCAAGGCGACACTGCAGCTCTAGTAAGAGTTTGTAAAAGAAAACTGAAACAATACAATGGAAAATTTAGTCGTAAAAGTGAAAAGGTTTTCTACACACCAACAAGTCTAAAAAAGATCACTTGCAAACTAAAGGGCAACTCGTTCTCAGGTGGTATCGTGTAACCATGGGAAAGCTAATACTCCGTACAACAATCCGATATGTGCGTACTAAAATTTGGAATACTTAGTTGATGATTGCTCATCCAAAAGATCTCTAGAAAGTTACATGTGAAGGACCATACTATGTAATCTCAGATGGTGATGGCTACATGGTAGTTAAGCCAACTATTGTGAAGTTAACCCGGGATGAGTACACCTAATTTTGAGAGATTTTGTTACCCACTCAAATATATCTACTAAGACAGCAGGGCATGACTTTTTCAAGTGCACATACCCCTGGCTCGCCAACACATCATCCATCCTATTTGATGACATGATAAACTCAACACAAGCTTCTTTGAGCTTGCTGCAGTGATGCTGGTCAGCTAGAGCCAACATGGTTGCCACGGTCTCGACATCAAGACTTGTGCAAAGTATGCTTTCACATTCAGTCTTCATCCTTTCCATGGCATACCGATCCGCGGCCACAAGTAAGTGCTTGACCATTTCCTTGCTCTCATCACCATCAAGATCGTCCATGGAGGGCAGTGAATCCGTGTAGATGAAGCGAAGCAATGCTCTGAAAACAGCAGGCTGCATGTCTTGGACTATTACGTTCTGTGTCCGCTGGTCCCTCATCGGTCCATAGAGCTCCGCTTTGAACACTGGCGATCTCGTCGCAAGCACAATCCTATGCGCGGGGAAAAGCTTCCCTTGAACGTCGAATGTCACGTCTGCTTCCTCGGCTGTCTCTAGGAGTTTTCCAAAATTGTCTGACAGGTCTGAGGATGGCATCGGAAGCTCCACGGCTATGGGAGTCTCGGCAACGATTGGTTCCTCCTTGATCACGGTGAGGTCGCACTCGATTACGAGACGGTCACCCTGGAGGTAAGCCGACTGCTCTAGCTCGCTCATCCTCTTGAAATTGGAATGTCCCCAAAGACAACGTTTAGTAAGTGTGTCGAACTCCACCGGTGATTCCAAGCAGGACTTCACCGTTGACGACAGCCCGTTTTCCTGGTTGACCAACCTCAAGTCGAAGAACGCGCGTACCTTGGGGCCGTTTCCCAGGAGCTCGAGGAAGACTGAGATGTGGTCCTCCACGTTTTTTTGTCCGTCAGGGTAGTAGCGGATGCACCACTCGTGCCCGCCAACAGAGACAGGGGTTGACTGGATGAATTTTTCCTTGCCCATGCCCTTATGCAGACTGTACCTAGTGATCTCGAATGCGAGTGTCGCCCGCGCCGTCGCCGGGGTGCATCTCGACTCCATCCTTTTTGTTGGCCGCTGGGATGCTTCCATTGCCGGAGTTCTGGATTGGGGTGGCGATCAAGTGCAGCGGCGATGCGAGGGGAAAGCGTGTCAAGGCGCCGAGACGGTGGGAGGTGCACGGGCGGCGCGATCGGACCGGAGGAGGAGGGTTTTGTTTTGGGCGAGCAAAGGCGACGAGGGTTTGAGAATTGCCAGCCAAAATCTATGCTTCCCTACCGCTGCGTGTTTCCTTGTTCTTAAAGGGCGAGGACAAGCCGACTAGGCTAGGCATCGGAAGTCCGATCCTACTATGTTAAGATATATCGAACTGTTTTACCACTTACCTTCCGATAATTATTAGGTTTGAGCGTGGACCTTTCGATTATATATTGTTTCCTATAGCAATTTTGGAAACGACCACCTGTTCACGTATGATCTGCTTTCAGAACAAATACCGTCCTTTTCGGGAACTTTTTTTTTTGGTAAAAACAAAACAATTCTAACAAATAAATCTAGCAATGGAATATATTTTTTTCAATATGCATTTTTTCACAAAGGCACTAACTGCATTTTTTGTGCCGCAAGAATATTTTTCTTGAGTAGCAATAAGCATCATTTTTCTAGCATTTTAAGAGTGCAATGAAAATATATTGTTGGAGTAATTGAAAAAAATTCGTGACCaataaaaaaaaaaatctgtttTTCATGGTAACATCATAGTGCATCTTTTGAGGTGATGACGGACAACACGTAACAATCCAAGACCATATCTAACgcagcgacccaaacggacgcgttgGGCCATCCGGTTTGGACCGTTTGGGTGGCCGGGCGGACACGTGGATAGCGCAACATATCCGCATGTCCGTTTGGGTAGCC
This region of Lolium perenne isolate Kyuss_39 chromosome 2, Kyuss_2.0, whole genome shotgun sequence genomic DNA includes:
- the LOC127329291 gene encoding BTB/POZ and MATH domain-containing protein 2-like, whose product is MEASQRPTKRMESRCTPATARATLAFEITRYSLHKGMGKEKFIQSTPVSVGGHEWCIRYYPDGQKNVEDHISVFLELLGNGPKVRAFFDLRLVNQENGLSSTVKSCLESPVEFDTLTKRCLWGHSNFKRMSELEQSAYLQGDRLVIECDLTVIKEEPIVAETPIAVELPMPSSDLSDNFGKLLETAEEADVTFDVQGKLFPAHRIVLATRSPVFKAELYGPMRDQRTQNVIVQDMQPAVFRALLRFIYTDSLPSMDDLDGDESKEMVKHLLVAADRYAMERMKTECESILCTSLDVETVATMLALADQHHCSKLKEACVEFIMSSNRMDDVLASQGYVHLKKSCPDVLLDIFERATKSRKIYCAPS